From a single Nostoc edaphicum CCNP1411 genomic region:
- a CDS encoding helicase C-terminal domain-containing protein, producing MIEAEVHLSLHNFLRSQAGFPSWPHHLTMARLVARALRLGRSALIQVGAVCGYQGRYRTSFVASALMWHGPVIIVAQEAVQQLLLRVEIPRLQQWLPANKSIRTGDAWPGAEFQGLLLTSPEAWLTGQFAGGDRFPQGIPTIIDGVDDLEDWVRHQLTQDIQPDDWDQLMLACPNEVEAIREARIQLTHELFQHPANPYQCYLISQPEIEILSRLYSALESLEALPEPWKNFWQQFQTLNENLSPSSPPPLFWATIAHRQGLFSLHYAPMDLGEILSPIWQRQPVVLIGSAIEPETEAPLFRQRLGLDDLTCLKFSSESQAEAIQLYVPYKLPLPNTPEFQAAFIHKVRTLVCLSATAPGLTVVLVGDVPLKSQVATILASEFGSRVQVEKTCLDENGILISGWEFWREHQRVLPAPHLLIIATLPLPSLENPLVAGRVALYKRSHQDWFRLYLLPAALNELQRAIAPVRESQGIVALLDSRVVNRSYGAQILAALSPLARINYLDPSLFSNTDEENSA from the coding sequence GTGATTGAGGCAGAAGTTCATTTGTCACTACATAACTTTTTGCGATCGCAAGCGGGGTTCCCTTCCTGGCCCCATCATTTGACGATGGCACGGTTGGTAGCACGCGCCTTGCGCCTGGGACGTAGCGCCCTAATTCAAGTCGGGGCGGTTTGTGGCTATCAAGGGCGGTATCGTACTAGTTTCGTAGCATCAGCCCTAATGTGGCATGGCCCTGTAATTATTGTTGCTCAAGAAGCGGTGCAGCAACTTCTGCTGCGGGTGGAAATTCCCCGTCTACAGCAGTGGCTACCAGCTAATAAATCGATTAGAACAGGTGACGCTTGGCCTGGTGCTGAGTTTCAAGGGCTACTGCTGACCTCCCCAGAAGCTTGGTTAACAGGACAATTTGCTGGTGGCGATCGCTTTCCTCAAGGCATTCCTACAATTATTGATGGGGTAGATGATCTCGAAGATTGGGTGCGTCATCAACTTACCCAAGATATTCAACCCGATGATTGGGATCAACTCATGCTGGCTTGCCCAAACGAAGTTGAGGCAATTCGCGAAGCACGCATACAACTGACACACGAACTTTTTCAGCATCCTGCAAATCCATATCAGTGCTATCTAATTTCCCAGCCAGAAATAGAAATTTTGAGTCGTCTCTATTCTGCTTTAGAGTCATTAGAAGCATTGCCAGAACCTTGGAAGAATTTCTGGCAACAATTTCAAACCCTTAACGAAAATCTTTCCCCCTCATCTCCCCCTCCTCTCTTCTGGGCAACTATTGCCCATCGACAAGGTTTATTTTCTTTGCATTACGCCCCAATGGATTTAGGGGAAATACTCTCGCCTATTTGGCAGCGACAACCAGTAGTTTTAATTGGTAGCGCCATCGAACCGGAAACTGAGGCTCCTCTTTTCCGACAGCGCCTGGGTTTGGATGATTTAACTTGTCTAAAGTTCTCTTCGGAGAGTCAAGCGGAAGCAATTCAACTGTATGTACCCTATAAATTGCCTCTACCTAACACACCAGAATTTCAAGCGGCATTTATTCACAAAGTCCGCACACTGGTTTGTCTAAGTGCTACAGCACCAGGATTGACAGTTGTTTTGGTTGGAGATGTACCACTCAAATCTCAAGTTGCGACAATTCTGGCTTCAGAGTTCGGTTCGCGGGTGCAAGTAGAAAAAACTTGTTTAGATGAGAATGGTATTTTAATTAGTGGTTGGGAATTTTGGCGAGAACATCAACGAGTCTTGCCAGCACCCCATCTATTAATCATTGCTACTTTGCCCCTACCATCTTTGGAAAATCCCCTGGTAGCTGGTAGGGTAGCTCTTTATAAGCGATCGCATCAAGATTGGTTTCGTTTATATTTGTTGCCAGCTGCTTTGAATGAATTACAACGCGCGATCGCTCCAGTCCGAGAAAGTCAAGGGATCGTAGCTTTGCTTGATAGTCGTGTAGTTAACCGTAGCTACGGCGCTCAAATTCTCGCTGCCTTAAGTCCTTTAGCACGCATTAACTATCTTGATCCCAGTCTGTTTTCCAATACAGATGAGGAAAATTCCGCCTAA
- a CDS encoding CHAT domain-containing protein produces MQPNLQYVSVITLTLLSLLGFGMVYPDNNQVSKNARLRYESGEKAQALPTSNQILEIARLNEEAIKESRQGKSQEALQRLQKALVISRELGERYWEAVTFNNIGRIYQTQKKYPEALQSYQQAILINKELGDLVRLGKTYSNIGYLFDIQNQPELAIFFYKHCLINREKARLNPSALSAPQPDAYSITVSQTYRILGERLLKQERVAEAQRTMDLLKVEELEEYLQNVSGNQRTVKGINIATTEKPIKQKLDQTVDNAVVLGKELTTLRKIPPKERSLEQKQRIEQLVLNQQQLLNGFNEFINSPSVKAQVEQISRTARQQNLDLENLNELRDNLARLPQKSALLYPLILKDSLELVLVTPESPPIHRTVAVKRENLHQTIGSFRQALINPSRNIKAPAHQLYDWLIKPIEKDLKLSGTQTLIYAPDDRLRYIPLTALYDGKQWLVQRFNVNHITSASLTNLNTPKQSTLRVLAGAFTKGNYQIKVGNRQVAFAGLPFATREVESLAAAVPETTKLLDDAFTPRVAVPQMDDYTIVHLATHAAFVVGKPEDSFILFGNGDRVNFRNVATWSLPNVDLVVLSACETGLGGKLGNGEEILGFGYQMQQTGARAAIASLWSVDDGGTQALMSAFYGVLSTNKFSKTEALRQAQVSLITGDWKAISHNAPVAAVSNFSHPYYWAPFILIGNGL; encoded by the coding sequence ATGCAGCCTAATCTCCAGTATGTGAGTGTTATTACTTTGACTCTACTTAGTTTACTAGGTTTTGGGATGGTATATCCAGACAATAACCAGGTAAGCAAAAATGCAAGGTTGAGGTACGAATCTGGAGAAAAAGCTCAAGCTTTACCCACGAGTAATCAGATATTAGAAATTGCAAGGCTCAATGAAGAAGCTATCAAAGAATCTCGTCAAGGTAAATCGCAAGAAGCATTGCAGAGATTACAGAAAGCATTAGTCATCAGCAGAGAACTTGGAGAGCGCTATTGGGAAGCAGTCACATTTAACAATATTGGCAGAATCTACCAAACTCAAAAAAAGTATCCAGAAGCACTTCAATCCTATCAGCAAGCCATATTAATTAACAAAGAACTTGGGGATCTCGTTCGACTTGGCAAAACCTACAGTAACATAGGTTACTTATTTGACATCCAAAATCAACCAGAATTAGCAATTTTTTTTTACAAGCATTGCTTGATTAATCGTGAAAAAGCTCGCTTGAATCCATCAGCACTGAGTGCGCCACAACCAGATGCTTACAGCATAACTGTTAGCCAGACATATCGCATTTTGGGCGAAAGATTGCTTAAACAGGAACGTGTTGCTGAAGCGCAAAGGACAATGGATTTACTCAAAGTTGAAGAACTAGAAGAATATCTCCAGAATGTGTCCGGGAATCAACGTACTGTTAAAGGTATTAATATAGCGACAACAGAAAAACCCATTAAACAAAAGTTGGATCAAACCGTGGATAATGCTGTTGTGCTGGGTAAGGAACTGACAACACTACGAAAAATTCCCCCCAAAGAGCGATCGCTCGAACAGAAACAACGTATCGAGCAATTAGTCTTAAATCAACAGCAACTTTTAAATGGATTTAACGAATTTATTAATAGTCCTTCAGTGAAAGCACAGGTAGAGCAAATTAGCCGTACAGCTAGACAGCAAAATTTGGATTTGGAAAATCTCAACGAACTTCGGGATAATTTGGCGCGATTACCTCAAAAATCAGCACTACTCTACCCACTGATTTTAAAAGATAGTTTGGAATTGGTATTGGTAACTCCTGAATCTCCACCAATTCATCGTACTGTTGCTGTAAAACGCGAAAACCTTCATCAAACAATTGGTTCTTTCCGTCAAGCTTTAATTAATCCCAGTCGAAATATCAAAGCACCTGCACACCAATTGTATGACTGGCTAATTAAACCGATAGAGAAAGACTTGAAGCTATCAGGTACGCAAACTCTGATTTACGCTCCAGACGATCGGTTACGCTACATTCCGTTAACTGCTTTATATGATGGTAAACAATGGCTAGTGCAGCGCTTCAATGTAAATCACATTACATCGGCTAGTCTGACTAACTTAAACACCCCAAAACAATCTACTTTGCGGGTTTTAGCAGGTGCTTTTACTAAAGGTAATTATCAAATCAAAGTTGGTAATCGACAGGTTGCTTTTGCTGGCTTACCCTTTGCAACGCGGGAGGTGGAAAGTCTAGCAGCTGCGGTTCCTGAAACTACGAAGCTTTTAGACGATGCCTTTACCCCCAGAGTCGCTGTACCCCAAATGGATGATTATACAATTGTCCATTTAGCCACTCATGCAGCCTTTGTGGTGGGGAAACCAGAAGATTCGTTTATTTTATTCGGAAATGGCGATCGCGTAAATTTTAGAAATGTCGCTACTTGGTCACTCCCCAATGTCGATTTGGTAGTGTTGAGCGCCTGTGAAACCGGATTGGGAGGCAAGTTAGGTAATGGTGAGGAAATTTTGGGCTTTGGCTATCAGATGCAACAAACCGGCGCTAGAGCCGCGATCGCCTCTTTGTGGTCTGTGGATGATGGTGGTACACAAGCACTTATGAGTGCTTTTTATGGTGTCCTCTCGACTAATAAATTTAGTAAAACTGAAGCTTTACGACAAGCTCAAGTCTCATTAATTACTGGAGACTGGAAGGCAATAAGTCACAATGCACCCGTAGCAGCGGTTAGTAACTTTAGTCATCCATACTATTGGGCACCCTTTATTTTGATTGGCAATGGACTTTAG
- a CDS encoding DUF2839 domain-containing protein — MGEAKRRKSTLGETYGQDTRILSWVPITKTQGEQFVTWTTRGAWIGIGLMVVGWATIRFIGPAFGWWQVVY, encoded by the coding sequence ATGGGTGAAGCAAAGCGTCGTAAAAGCACACTGGGAGAAACATACGGTCAAGATACTCGCATCTTGTCTTGGGTTCCGATCACAAAAACTCAAGGCGAACAATTTGTCACGTGGACTACTCGTGGTGCCTGGATAGGCATTGGTCTTATGGTCGTAGGATGGGCAACTATCCGTTTTATCGGCCCAGCTTTTGGTTGGTGGCAAGTAGTCTACTAA
- a CDS encoding CPBP family intramembrane glutamic endopeptidase — MQEVYRVFLFILITFFEPSVNALLAFMENAPALVIVMAFFVCWIVCWLPVAAVSAILLNWQPFKPLQPEQKMPLLVSLYLLAPLILWGVIWLTNKSFSDYGFVSNLSTLTSLAIGFGLGVVSLAIVFSGQFWLGWCYFEKTNFKLLLPILLPIFLIALLVGGIEELVFRGFLFTELAQDYPVWVAAVISSLIFALLHLVWEQRETAPQLPGLWLMGMVLVLARFAASGNLGLAWGLHAGWVWAIATLDTAELINYTGKASDWFTGKNKKPLAGLAGIICVLGTGVIIWLFSKYF; from the coding sequence ATGCAAGAAGTCTATCGTGTTTTTTTGTTTATTTTGATAACTTTCTTTGAGCCTTCGGTCAACGCCTTACTAGCATTTATGGAAAATGCACCAGCACTAGTTATAGTGATGGCATTTTTTGTTTGCTGGATAGTTTGCTGGTTGCCAGTAGCAGCAGTATCAGCAATATTGCTTAATTGGCAACCTTTTAAACCTTTGCAGCCAGAGCAAAAGATGCCGTTATTGGTGTCACTTTACCTATTAGCTCCCCTGATTCTTTGGGGAGTTATTTGGCTGACTAATAAATCTTTTTCAGATTACGGTTTTGTTAGCAATCTTTCAACTCTTACTTCTTTAGCAATAGGTTTCGGTTTGGGAGTGGTGAGCCTAGCTATTGTATTTAGTGGGCAGTTCTGGTTAGGTTGGTGTTATTTTGAAAAGACGAATTTCAAGTTACTACTACCTATCTTGCTACCGATTTTCTTGATAGCGTTGTTAGTCGGTGGGATAGAAGAGTTAGTTTTTCGCGGTTTCCTGTTCACTGAATTAGCGCAGGATTACCCAGTTTGGGTAGCAGCAGTAATTTCTAGCTTGATTTTTGCCTTGCTACACCTGGTTTGGGAACAACGCGAAACAGCACCGCAACTCCCTGGATTGTGGCTGATGGGAATGGTGCTGGTGTTGGCACGCTTTGCCGCGAGCGGTAATTTGGGTTTAGCTTGGGGATTGCACGCGGGATGGGTATGGGCGATCGCTACTCTAGATACAGCAGAATTAATTAATTACACAGGTAAAGCCTCTGATTGGTTTACAGGTAAGAATAAAAAACCCCTAGCTGGTTTGGCGGGAATTATTTGTGTATTGGGAACTGGAGTAATTATCTGGTTATTTTCTAAGTATTTTTAA
- a CDS encoding acyl-CoA thioesterase — MSEEKPSQPKLPPTSALDNPSNHEFGNWFEYPVRVQPHHTDYAGIVWHGSYLAWMEEARIECLRSIGIEFADLVVIGCDLPVVELSVRYHRSIQLGMAVVVKTRMAEVTGVRINWDYAIVSTDGQQLYVTAKVTLVALDRERGKIMRQLPASVKDALAKISVLNSN, encoded by the coding sequence ATGTCAGAAGAAAAACCCAGCCAACCAAAACTACCGCCAACCAGCGCTCTTGACAATCCATCAAATCATGAATTTGGGAATTGGTTTGAATATCCTGTGAGAGTGCAACCCCATCACACTGACTATGCAGGTATTGTCTGGCACGGTTCCTATCTAGCTTGGATGGAAGAAGCACGGATTGAATGCTTGCGATCTATAGGAATTGAATTTGCTGATTTAGTCGTTATCGGTTGCGATTTACCAGTTGTAGAACTGTCGGTGCGCTATCACCGTTCAATTCAATTGGGTATGGCAGTAGTGGTAAAAACGCGAATGGCTGAGGTGACTGGTGTCCGAATCAATTGGGATTATGCCATTGTCTCCACTGATGGACAACAATTGTACGTCACTGCCAAAGTGACTTTAGTCGCTTTAGATCGTGAAAGAGGTAAGATTATGCGTCAGTTACCAGCAAGTGTTAAGGATGCATTGGCTAAAATTTCAGTATTAAATAGTAATTGA
- a CDS encoding DUF1815 family protein: MFLRLAHQHRQFVQDLVMNLQALAVVLERRGYPASCYTCGDQMNSASFMVSLGDNHLIRFLVSDYGITWTEMRDDRELMKLEGAEAISQLDELANLVKQSMQTDTGSKTLAKKY, translated from the coding sequence GTGTTTCTGAGACTAGCACATCAACATCGACAATTCGTCCAAGACTTGGTAATGAACCTGCAAGCCTTGGCGGTTGTTTTAGAGCGGCGCGGGTATCCTGCGTCCTGCTACACCTGTGGCGACCAAATGAATAGTGCATCGTTTATGGTTAGCTTGGGTGATAACCATCTAATTCGGTTTTTAGTGTCCGATTATGGGATTACTTGGACAGAAATGCGGGATGACCGCGAATTAATGAAGCTAGAAGGTGCAGAAGCAATTAGCCAGTTAGATGAATTGGCTAATCTTGTCAAGCAATCTATGCAAACTGATACAGGCTCTAAAACTCTTGCTAAGAAGTATTAA